The Sulfurimonas sp. HSL3-2 genome segment GGAGTAATAACCAAAAGGGGTAATGGAAACACTTCCCGCATTAGTATGATCTCCTGCTGTGCCTGTAACACTGTTTGTCCCGAAGGTATATCCAGCTGAGCCTAAAAGTAAAGCACTTGGTGAAGATATGGAGTAGCTTACTCCACTTGCATTTTGTGCAGTTCCATTATAGGTTGTGGTGACATCATTTGCCGTTACTGTTAAAGGCACCATAAAAGCACGAAGTAAAGGAGCGGTATACCCATCATAACCGATCCAAGTACTAGTAAAATCAAATCCGGTAAAATTCGCCTGTTGTTGCATCTGGGTATTACTTAAACCTGAAACACCGGGGTTATTATCCGTCAATCCGGTAGCGGTATTAAAATAACAGTTTGAAAAGTTCGCTTTAAGATCCGAATTTTCATCAAATCCTCCGGTATGCGTACTGTTTGTTATAGTTACATTTGCATAGCTATTGATTATAGAACCTGTTGAAGTCTGACTCTCATTACTGTTCCAGCCAACAAATCCCCCTGTATAATCAGCATTATTTATACTCCCTAGAGCATAACTATTTTTGATTACACCTCCATTCTCTCCTACAAATCCTCCTACATTGGTTATTTGATTTGTATTTGATATTGCAACATTGGCAAAGCTCTCTGAGATACTACTTGCTGCATCAAAAATCTCTCCTACAAATCCTCCTTCACCGTTATTGGCATTTGCATTGCTTATCGTTCCCCCGTTTACATAACTCTTTTTTATCGTTGAAGCATTATCCATAAACCCGACAAATCCACCAACAGAATAATTATTTGTTGATGTTATATTGATATTGGTAAGACCAAGATTTTGGATTGTTGCACCGCTTATATCACCGAACAATCCAACATCCGTTGTAATATCAGATGAATTTATAGTCAGGTTATTAATAGTATGCCCGAGTCCGTCAAATTTACCGGTAAACGGTGTTGCTATATTCCCAAGCGGCACAAAGTTGGCAATACTTGATGCATCGACATTGCTCCCCAGTGCAAAATTACCAAAAAGAGTGCCATTGATATTTTGTAATGCGTTTGCTGTCGTGATTACCGTATAGTTTATGGCACTGTTAGCTCCAAGCTGTGTCGTAAAGTTTTGTCCGGCTTGCAGGTTGATAGGTGCATGAGTATAGTAGTCTGCATTAGCGTTACCTCCAGTACCATAATCTAGTACTACTTTTCCGCCGCTGCCCCCGGAAGCATCGAGGGTTGAGTTTATATAAATATTGTTATATGCCGAAAGTGTAAGAGTATTGCCGCTTGTCCATGTAACGGCATCATTGACATTGATATCTCCCCCGGTACCTGATGTACCGCTGCTGCTTTGGATCGTAATGCTGCTTGAAGCAAGGTTAGTTGACAGTGTAGCTCCTGTCATATCTCCACCGCTTGCGGCGATAGTAAAGTCGACAGGGTCTATCAGCCATATTCCGTTATCGCCGTTGGTGGCTTTAGTGGTGACTTTTGTGTTTTCTGCTATCTTTACATGAGAACCGCTTGTCTCGATGAAACCGCCGTTACCCGTATTTGGTGCTGAAGCATCTAAAGTACCTGATATCTCAGTCGTCCCTCCATGAGCGAAGAGGACTATCTTTCCGTTTTGTGTATCTATGGAGTTGGCTTCTATGATGCCTGTATTGTTTACCATACCGTCTAGGACTGTACTGAGGGCTTGTGTTGTCAGGTAGACTTGTCCGCCGTCTGCTTGGATGATCCCTTTGTTCTCTATAAGTGAGTCTAGGACTCCTTTATCTATAGTAAGTTTGATTAAAGAGTTACCATTGAGATTCAGGGTCACTTTACTTGCGCCTGCGAGTTGGACATTTCCAAGTGTTGCACTTATAAGACCTTCATTGGAAACTGTTTTTCCTGCTAAGACTACATAGCCTCCGGAGTT includes the following:
- a CDS encoding YDG domain-containing protein, yielding MKTNHEYSSRFRILKGGKIALVITALLGSMTVLSAAPSTGVVTTGTATISQSADTTTITQTTQKASINWQSFSVAPNETVNFVQPSSSSITLNRVVGVTSSLIEGTINANGQVFLLNPNGIIFSKDSQVNVGGLVASTLNMSDDDFQKGNYTLSGSSTNSILNLGTITANSGGYVVLAGKTVSNEGLISATLGNVQLAGASKVTLNLNGNSLIKLTIDKGVLDSLIENKGIIQADGGQVYLTTQALSTVLDGMVNNTGIIEANSIDTQNGKIVLFAHGGTTEISGTLDASAPNTGNGGFIETSGSHVKIAENTKVTTKATNGDNGIWLIDPVDFTIAASGGDMTGATLSTNLASSSITIQSSSGTSGTGGDINVNDAVTWTSGNTLTLSAYNNIYINSTLDASGGSGGKVVLDYGTGGNANADYYTHAPINLQAGQNFTTQLGANSAINYTVITTANALQNINGTLFGNFALGSNVDASSIANFVPLGNIATPFTGKFDGLGHTINNLTINSSDITTDVGLFGDISGATIQNLGLTNINITSTNNYSVGGFVGFMDNASTIKKSYVNGGTISNANANNGEGGFVGEIFDAASSISESFANVAISNTNQITNVGGFVGENGGVIKNSYALGSINNADYTGGFVGWNSNESQTSTGSIINSYANVTITNSTHTGGFDENSDLKANFSNCYFNTATGLTDNNPGVSGLSNTQMQQQANFTGFDFTSTWIGYDGYTAPLLRAFMVPLTVTANDVTTTYNGTAQNASGVSYSISSPSALLLGSAGYTFGTNSVTGTAGDHTNAGSVSITPFGYYSTQQVGGYAISFGNGTMTIDPKALSVSGLSGANKTYDGTTAVSVSNWGSVSTGVGTETLTLNHGTASFNDKNVGTSKTVTATGYSLADGTNGGVASNYTLSSSSATTTADITAKVLTINGFTADNKVYDGTTNVNISNWGSVSTGVGTETLTLNHGTASFSDQNVGTAKTVTGIGYSLADGTNGGVASNYTLASSSTTTTADITAAASPVTTPVTTPTANLSMQNLLASIDNIKEPDDMNKQNENIYWLNNYQYLSSGLEKIFYIGDILVINRMPDIINNLRLEEKDNQFSIKGASL